The Pyrenophora tritici-repentis strain M4 chromosome 8, whole genome shotgun sequence genome contains a region encoding:
- a CDS encoding lanthionine synthetase C protein 1 — protein MSEESAPPVAPATQTSAPSIPRYFRNDAPLARRDPHKQLLASLDRLITDYPPHHVPPGGGLYYGPISVAFLFYALHNIYPDLTLDDYPLNTWSAAYIEQAQSHIKEFLAPSPKKCGISNDIMSLLALYAVTAKDPDTVKELCDHAAVMLEDETSNEWLFGRAGYLYLLRLVRGAFGHNREIMELIEDTADEVIENIMQSPRPWKWHGKAYVGAVHGAIGIITQIVLTDPSWAAKLEAELGALLSYQYESGNFPSSLPPGRDKLVQVCHGAPGVVTSLLSIRKYFPGLHERIDKVIAKARECIWERGLLTKEPCLCHGISGNALALDGKQFEHFLTYTTGHEIKSMAKDGMLEKSDDPSALWCGEAGRAWAWAVADKDLDKRLLGYNDI, from the coding sequence ATGTCTGAAGAATCCGCACCGCCTGTGGCACCTGCAACACAAACGTCAGCACCCTCAATACCCCGCTATTTCCGTAATGATGCGCCGTTGGCACGACGAGATCCTCACAAACAACTGTTAGCGTCGTTGGACCGGTTGATCACCGACTATCCTCCGCATCATGTTCCGCCGGGCGGTGGCTTATACTACGGACCCATCTCGGTCGCCTTTTTGTTCTACGCCCTACACAACATCTACCCAGATCTAACCCTCGACGACTATCCGTTGAATACATGGTCTGCCGCATATATCGAACAGGCCCAATCGCATATCAAGGAATTCCTGGCGCCCTCTCCGAAGAAATGTGGCATATCCAACGATATCATGTCGCTACTCGCCCTGTACGCTGTTACAGCAAAAGACCCGGATACGGTGAAAGAGTTATGCGATCATGCTGCGGTCATGCTTGAAGACGAAACTTCTAATGAATGGCTATTTGGTCGTGCAGGCTATTTGTACCTACTTCGACTGGTACGTGGGGCTTTCGGACATAACAGGGAAATCATGGAGCTCATAGAGGACACGGCCGACGAAGTCATCGAAAACATCATGCAGAGCCCGCGTCCTTGGAAGTGGCACGGAAAAGCCTACGTCGGTGCTGTACATGGCGCAATTGGTATCATTACACAGATAGTACTCACTGACCCGTCCTGGGCCGCTAAGCTAGAGGCCGAGCTGGGGGCATTGCTGAGCTACCAATACGAGAGTGGAAATTTTCCTTCGTCTCTACCGCCGGGCCGTGACAAGCTCGTACAAGTCTGTCACGGCGCGCCTGGCGTTGTGACATCGCTCTTGTCAATTCGAAAGTATTTCCCGGGACTCCACGAGCGTATCGATAAGGTCATTGCAAAGGCCAGGGAATGTATTTGGGAGAGAGGGCTACTTACCAAGGAGCCATGTTTGTGTCACGGCATCAGTGGGAACGCACTTGCTCTAGACGGAAAACAATTCGAGCACTTCTTAACTTACACCACAGGCCACGAGATCAAGTCGATGGCGAAGGATGGTATGCTTGAAAAGTCGGACGATCCTTCGGCTTTGTGGTGCGGTGAGGCTGGTCGTGCTTGGGCTTGGGCGGTCGCAGACAAAG
- a CDS encoding thymine dioxygenase → MAGTAEIAIVSFEKFINGGDAERRAVARQIYDAFSTVGWVYLKDHGIPQERVDEIFRLAKSFFDLPLEKKYTWRLSDPEINQGYTGDGDEANGGTDHKECYEHRRFRNPSCPSDSDLPGFRETIDDFYNQCYVLGMNVLRCLAMALDLGDNFFDDITKRADPQLRLIRYPSIEKKIVEQEGHARIIPHTDFGLCTLLFQDNVGGLEVDPFHTGEFKAALPVPGTVLINIADLMQRLTNDRCRSTMHRVVSPRVSGDVLPARYSIPFFIHPDPDVLIDPILKEKDEVKKYDAVNAGEWRVWNTKKNYGMADTVAA, encoded by the exons ATGGCGGGCACAGCCGAAATTGCAATCGTCTCATTTGAAAAGTTCATCAACGGCGGTGATGCGGAGAGACGTGCGGTAGCAAGACAAATATATGACGCCTTCTCGACAGTTGGATGGGTTTACCTGAAAGATCACGGCATACCACAAGAGCGTGTTGATGAGATATTCCGACTT GCTAAAAGCTTCTTCGATCTACCACTGGAAAAGAAATACACTTGGCGCCTATCCGATCCCGAGATAAACCAAGGCTACACCGGCGATGGCGACGAAGCAAATGGAGGTACCGACCACAAAGAATGCTACGAACATCGCCGCTTTAGGAACCCGTCCTGTCCCTCAGATTCTGATCTTCCTGGCTTCCGCGAGACTATTGACGACTTCTACAACCAGTGTTACGTTCTGGGTATGAATGTGCTTAGATGCCTGGCCATGGCCTTGGATCTGGGAGACAACTTCTTCGACGATATCACCAAGCGGGCCGATCCACAACTCCGCCTTATTCGCTATCCATCCATCGAGAAGAAGATTGTCGAACAAGAAGGGCATGCGCGTATCATTCCGCATACTGACTTCGGCCTGTGCACACTGCTCTTCCAAGATAACGTCGGCGGCCTTGAGGTCGATCCCTTCCATACCGGCGAATTCAAAGCGGCGCTACCAGTTCCCGGGACAGTACTGATCAATATTGCGGACCTAATGCAACGCTTGACGAACGATCGTTGTCGAAGTACTATGCACCGAGTCGTAAGCCCGCGGGTATCTGGCGATGTGTTGCCGGCAAGATATTCGATTCCTTTTTTCATACATCCAGACCCTGATGTGCTGATTGATCCGATCTTGAAGGAGAAAGACGAAGTGAAGAAGTATGATGCGGTGAACGCTGGGGAGTGGAGGGTATGGAACACTAAAAAGAATTATGGCATGGCGGATACAGTAGCTGCTTAG
- a CDS encoding tricarboxylate transport protein, mitochondrial precursor, translating into MVSGGNDKNVPAVVSLAAGGIAGGVEGFLSYPMEFAKTRVQLRAEKGIPTPRNPFYVVTQVYQNEGIRALYKGCGALVFGSVGKDAVRFLFFDQIKLSFADPETGTLSPLRNLLAGMSAGVVASITAVTPTERIKTALIDDARNEKRFRSGLHATTTIWKEHGIRGLYRGFAGTTLKQAFATAFRMGTYNILKDFEKTRNIEQNTAVNFANGSVAGIVTTLSTQPFDVIKTRSQSAKGTTTVEAVKSVLLDYGIRGFWKGTTMRLGRTVFSGGILFTSYEAAVKIIMPLYPGAKQAQAL; encoded by the exons ATGGTTTCAGGCGGCAAT GATAAGAACGTACCCGCGGTAGTCTCTCTGGCAGCCGGCGGCATTGCTGGCGGCGTGGAAGGGTTCCTCTCG TATCCTATGGAATTTGCGAAGACACGAGTGCAATTGAGAGCAGAGAAAGGCATACCGACACCTCGGAATCCTTTCTACGTCGTCACGCAGGTGTATCAGAATGAAGGCATTAGAGCGCTCTACAAGGGCTGCGGCGCACTTGTATTT GGTTCGGTCGGAAAGGATGCCGTGAGATTTCTGTTCTTCGACCAAATCAAGTTGTCCTTCGCAGATCCAGAGACCGGGACCCTTTCACCTCTTCGCAATCTACTGGCCGGCATGTCCGCAGGAGTAGTCGCATCCATCACTGCCGTGACGCCAACAGAGCGCATCAAAACGGCCCTGATAGACGACGCGAGAAATGAGAAGCGCTTCCGCTCTGGTCTACACGCCACCACGACTATCTGGAAAGAGCATGGTATTCGGGGCTTGTACCGCGGCTTTGCTGGCACCACGCTCAAGCAAGCATTTGCCACGGCTTTCCGAATGGGAACCTACAACATCCTTAAAGACTTTGAAAAGACTCGAAATATAGAGCAAAACACTGCTGTCAATTTTGCCAACGGCTCCGTGGCTGGCATTGTCACAACACTATCCACACAGCCTTTTGATGTTATCAAGACACGGTCGCAGAGCGCAAAAGGGACGACTACGGTCGAGGCTGTCAAGAGCGTGTTGTTGGATTATGGAATCCGCGGGTTCTGGAAAGGCACGACAATGAGGTTGGGACGCACCGTTTTTAGTGGTGGTATACTGTTCACCAGCTATGAGGCTGCTGTCAAGATTATTATGCCACTATATCCTGGGGCGAAGCAGGCTCAAGCTTTGTAG
- a CDS encoding PotE, Amino acid transporter, with the protein MSFIGVIWTMSGYDAAFHLAEECSNANIASPRAIVMTAATGGLFGWFLQLVVAYTVVDVGAVLQSDLGQPFAAYLMQCMSKKLTLAILAMTVMAAFSMGQGCMIAASRVTFAYARDDCFPLSKYWKRVNKHTQTPVNAVWFNCAIGICCLLLIFGGQLAIGALFSIGAIAAFVAFSIPIFIRVAFVGKNFRPGPWHLGKWSTLIGTIGCSFVLLMIPILCFPSTTGAELTAKGMNWTCVVYGGPMLFVTIWWFVSAHKWFKGPKVNIEHMMLGQHVVISGQAVSVHSKDESGSEGEAVIDKGIKS; encoded by the exons ATGAGCTTCATCGGTGTCATTTGGACCATGTCGGGTTACGACGCGGCGTTCCATCTGGCAGAGGAGTGCTCAAACGCGAACATCGCTTCTCCACGCGCTATCGTCATGACGGCTGCTACCGGTGGTCTTTTCGGCTGGTTTCTACAGCTCGTGGTTGCGTACACGGTCGTTGACGTTGGAGCTGTCCTACAGTCCGATCTAGGCCAGCCTTTCGCTGCATACCTCATGCAATGCATGTCCAAGAAGTTGACACTGGCAATCCTCGCAATGACTGTCATGGCGGCCTTTTCCATGGGTCAGGGATGCATGATTGCAGCGAGTAGAGTAACATTCGCCTACGCACGTGATGATTGCTTCCCGCTTTCGAAATACTGGAAGCGAGTGAACAAGCACACACAGACACCCGTGAATGCTGTGTGGTTCAATTGTGCGATTGGCATTTGCTGCTTGCTCCTTATCTTTGGGGGTCAGTTGGCTATTGGTGCTTTGTTCTCCATCGGCGCTATTGCGGCTTTTGT CGCTTTCTCAATCCCCATTTTCATTCGCGTCGCTTTCGTGGGAAAGAACTTCCGTCCCGGTCCATGGCATTTGGGCAAATGGTCCACGCTTATTGGTACCATTGGGTGCTCTTTCGTCTTGCTCATGATTCCTATTCTGTGCTTCCCCAGCACCACTGGAGCTGAACTCAC CGCAAAAGGTATGAACTGGACGTGTGTCGTCTACGGCGGCCCAATGCTCTTTGTCACGATTTGGTGGTTCGTCTCGGCGCACAAGTGGTTCAAGGGCCCCAAGGTGAACATCGAACATATGATGTTGGGACAGCATGTTGTTATCTCGGGTCAGGCTGTGTCAGTCCATAGCAAGGATGAGAGTGGCTCTGAAGGCGAGGCCGTGATCGACAAGGGTATCAAGTCGTGA
- a CDS encoding PotE, Amino acid transporter has product MSTQQRRSVGQEPVMSVLPDGDIPYDPTHTFDADEEALAALGYKSEFKREFSLFTTFCVSFAILGLLPSFASTLYYGMGYAGTAGMTWGWPLAMIGIQCIAMGMAELCSSMPTSGGLYYASAVLAPGKWGPFASWLTGWSNWLCQITGAPSGKYPLYILGLQLGHGLTFEQSTTELRL; this is encoded by the coding sequence ATGAGCACCCAACAACGCCGGTCTGTGGGCCAGGAGCCTGTCATGTCTGTTCTACCAGACGGCGATATTCCATACGACCCAACACACACGTTCGATGCCGACGAGGAGGCACTGGCTGCGCTTGGTTACAAGTCCGAGTTCAAGCGCGAATTCTCCCTCTTCACTACCTTTTGTGTTAGCTTTGCCATCTTGGGTCTGCTCCCGAGTTTTGCCTCGACGCTTTACTATGGTATGGGGTATGCAGGGACCGCAGGTATGACGTGGGGATGGCCCTTGGCTATGATTGGCATTCAGTGCATAGCCATGGGCATGGCCGAGCTGTGTAGCAGTATGCCTACGAGTGGTGGTTTGTACTATGCATCTGCTGTACTGGCTCCAGGTAAATGGGGACCGTTTGCTTCATGGCTTACAGGATGGAGTAACTGGCTATGCCAGATCACTGGGGCACCGTCCGGCAAGTACCCCCTTTACATTTTGGGTCTACAATTGGGACATGGATTGACTTTCGAGCAGTCAACTACGGAGCTTCGGCTATGA
- a CDS encoding BRO1 domain containing protein yields MPFPFVLPTTSSISFIDYFNSSTHPSLPNCATTARGVLRDVLKRHKRIPPPSQASNLSTVLSALNDYIPYLFALDAGLSGTSCAGEEVDLVLVKELEIEWRSTLGSSIPGREPARVKLKGLESELCFTLSTLAYVYSLQARAQLHTLYNATVPSPEQRATAIGAAMKHFLEADSIHTYLANRAGQHNAQPAAVDISAPMLGALAELTMAEATLITVLKDDPYPAVVIEDRNKQSKDWMFRGVEIPKVRAHLFARLCLASSEHAAKAQAMLGRSPKINDDLLKYVDDLRRTAKGKACRFLACDAEASAKTGEGIAWLRGAKKELGFASLGVESDKKASGFSKLKKDWQEKREDRKIEKGVDWGTDAGKFEEGRIVDMLLKKWEKQNDTVGVQVIPPSEPLLASMPSGREYHTTKMFVVPALDEDALVRMRAPPDPSETFKGGEDDSGDEEDPSPPVGAFPGTKSDYAPNTNYY; encoded by the exons ATGCCCTTTCCATTTGTTCTACCCACGACTTCTAGCATATCCTTCATAGATTACTTCAATAGCAGCACGCACCCGTCTTTGCCAAACTGCGCAACAACTGCGCGTGGCGTCCTTCGCGATGTCTTGAAACGACACAAGCGCATACCACCTCCATCGCAAGCTTCGAATCTCTCCACCGTACTATCCGCCCTCAACGATTATATACCGTATCTGTTCGCTCTCGATGCGGGTCTAAGCGGTACGAGTTGCGCTGGAGAAGAAGTCGATCTCGTATTGGTCAAAGAGCTGGAGATTGAATGGCGCTCAACCCTAGGTTCCTCGATACCTGGCCGTGAGCCTGCGCGGGTAAAGCTAAAGGGTCTAGAGAGTGAGCTGTGCTTTACACTGTCGACGCTGGCATATGTGTATAGTTTGCAGGCTCGAGCGCAGCTGCACACACTCTACAATGCCACCGTACCCTCACCCGAACAACGCGCAACTGCAATCGGTGCTGCTATGAAACACTTTCTCGAGGCAGACTCGATACACACGTATTTGGCCAACCGAGCGGGTCAGCACAATGCGCAACCGGCAGCGGTGGATATCTCGGCACCTATGCTTGGGGCTCTAGCCGAGCTTACTATGGCCGAAGCTACACTCATCACCGTCCTCAAGGACGACCCATATCCGGCTGTTGTTATAGAAGACAGGAACAAACAGAGCAAGGACTGGATGTTTAGAGGCGTTGAGATACCCAAGGTCCGCGCGCATCTGTTTGCTCGGTTATGTCTTGCTTCCTCTGAGCACGCCGCGAAAGCTCAGGCTATGCTTGGTCGATCGCCGAAGATTAATGATGACCTACTCAAATATGTAGATGACTTGAGGCGGACGGCAAAGGGCAAGGCCTGTCGATTTCTCGCCTGCGACGCCGAGGCAAGCGCCAAAACCGGTGAAGGCATCGCGTGGCTAAGGGGTGCAAAGAAAGAACTCGGTTTCGCCTCGCTAGGTGTAGAATCGGACAAGAAAGCTTCCGGATTTTCCAAGCTCAAGAAAGACTGGCAGGAGAAGAGGGAAGATCGTAAGATTGAAAAGGGCGTAGACTGGGGCACCGATGCAGGCAAGTTCGAAGAAGGACGAATAGTCGACATGTTGCTGAAAAAATGGGAGAAACAGAATGACACG GTTGGCGTGCAAGTGATTCCCCCGTCCGAACCACTGTTGGCAAGTATGCCATCAGGACGTGAGTACCACACAACCAAAATGTTCGTCGTCCCCGCTCTCGACGAAGACGCTCTTGTCCGTATGAGAGCGCCCCCAGACCCCAGCGAAACATTCAAGGGCGGCGAAGACGACAGCGGAGATGAGGAAGACCCGAGTCCGCCAGTGGGTGCATTTCCAGGGACCAAGTCTGATTATGCGCCGAACACAAATTACTATTGA
- a CDS encoding ProP, Permease major facilitator superfamily, protein MSATHSTTSPAANPQSDSNAPTDIGSPSLSVEKRDEPAQDGENNLNEKDGGANGTAVAPAAPAAQDDERPPRTKLQIFLIMLSLSIAVLLVALDITIVTTALPTISQEFNSASGYTWIGSAYLIAQSAATPIWGKVSDIFGRKPILLLTNVIFFVGSLLAGVAVNMNMLIAARVIQGIGGGGLITLVNITISDIFSVRDRGAYFGIIGGVWALASSLGPVVGGAFTQKVDWRYCFYINLPFDGVAFIILFFFLDVKTPKTPLREGLKAVDWLGSFTMTGGVIMLLLGLEFGGITHPWDSATVLCLIIFGAVVIGIFFLIEWRIAPYPLMPLSLFSERSNLAALATCFFHAFVFISGNYFLPLYFQGVLGATPILSGVYLLPSAVALSIMSAATGVIIKKTGQYLPLIWFGMFMMTLGFGLYINFNVNTSWAKIIIFQIITGIGVGQNFQSPLIALQSNIPKRDIATATATFGFVRNLGSAISVVVGGVIFNNEIRTKQPELAAALGTQTAQMFSGGSAGANVRVIQSLPEAQRAVARKAFADSLSKMWILYVAFAAAGLCVSLLVSRNMLDKQHEETKTGLEVEKAKRLEREAERNERRKKRASKGSMPIDTEAQASHPGVTREKETTA, encoded by the exons ATGAGCGCCACGCACAGCACGACAAGCCCAGCTGCGAATCCACAGTCAGACTCAAATGCGCCCACAGACATTGGAAGTCCCTCGCTGAGCGTGGAGAAAAGAGACGAACCTGCACAAGATGGCGAAAACAATCTGAACGAGAAAGATGGAGGCGCAAATGGCACTGCTGTTGCGCCTGCAGCGCCCGCTGCACAGGATGATGAGCGTCCGCCACGAACGAAACTGCAGATATTTCTCATCATGCTGTCGCTTTCCATTGCCGTCCTACTCGTCGCTCTAGATATCACAATCGTTACGACCGCATTGCCCACGATTTCCCAAGAATTCAATAGCGCGTCAGGATACACATGGATTGGTTCGGCATATCTGATTGCTCAGTCGGCCGCCACGCCGATTTGGGGCAAGGTGTCAGACATTTTCGGGAGGAAGCCTATACTTTTGCTTACGAATGTCATCTTCTTTGTCGGATCGCTGCTTGCTGGAGTGGCTGTCAACATGAATATGCTCATTGCCGCTAGAGTCATCCAGGGCAttggtggtggtggcttGATAACTCTAGTCAATATCACCATTTCCGACATATTCTCCGTACGAGACAGAGGCGCATACTTTGGTATCATCGGTGGTGTATGGGCGTTGGCGAGTTCGCTAGGTCCTGTTGTTGGTGGCGCGTTCACCCAAAAAGTA GATTGGAGATACTGCTTTTACATCAACCTACCATTTGACGGTGTAGCCTTCATcatcttgttcttcttccTCGACGTCAAAACGCCCAAGACTCCATTACGAGAGGGACTGAAAGCGGTCGACTGGCTGGGCTCGTTCACTATGACCGGTGGAGTCATCATGCTTCTGCTAGGACTGGAATTCGGTGGCATAACGCATCCTTGGGACTCCGCGACGGTACTGTGTCTTATCATCTTCGGGGCCGTTGTCATTGGCATCTTTTTCCTCATTGAATGGCGGATAGCACCGTACCCACTCATGCCGCTCAGCCTCTTCTCGGAGCGTTCGAACTTAGCTGCTCTGGCTACTTGCTTCTTCCATGCCTTCGTGTTCATCAGCGGAAACTACTTTTTGCCACTTTACTTCCAGGGCGTCCTTGGAGCAACGCCAATCCTCTCGGGTGTGTATCTTCTACCGTCCGCAGTCGCGCTGTCAATTATGTCGGCGGCAACCGGAGTGATCATCAAAAAGACTGGACAATATCTACCCTTG ATCTGGTTTGGCATGTTCATGATGACTCTGGGATTCGGGCTCTATATTAACTTCAATGTCAACACGTCCTGGGCTAAGATTATTATATTTCAAATCATCACCGGTATTGGTGTCGGCCAGAACTTCCAGAGTCCGCTTATCGCACTTCAGAGCAACATACCT AAACGAGACATTGCTACTGCAACGGCCACATTCGGATTTGTCCGCAATCTGGGCTCCGCGATTTCGGTCGTCGTCGGCGGAGTTATATTCAACAACGAGATAAGAACCAAACAACCGGAACTTGCTGCTGCGCTTGGCACACAGACCGCTCAGATGTTTTCCGGAGGTTCCGCTGGCGCCAATGTCCGAGTCATTCAGTCGCTGCCCGAAGCTCAACGGGCAGTTGCGCGAAAAGCATTTGCCGATTCCTTGAGTAAAATGTGGATTTTGTacgtcgccttcgctgctGCTGGCCTTTGTGTCAGTCTTTTGGTTTCGCGCAATATGCTCGATAAGCAACATGAGGAGACGAAGACCGGGCTGGAAGTTGAAAAGGCCAAAAGGCTTGAGAGGGAAGCCGAACGTAATGAAAGGCGGAAGAAGAGAGCTAGCAAAGGATCCATGCCTATTGATACTGAAGCGCAGGCAAGTCATCCAGGGGTTACGAGAGAGAAGGAAACGACAGCATGA